The region AGATCTGCTCTCAGATTCATTGACTTGTCGATGCTCATTTCCTGCTTTTGAGCCGCTAACCGACCCTCATAGTCGTCATAAAACGTGGGCGGTATAGGAAACGTGACGTTGTCGTAAGCGCCTAAATCCTCCACAGCGGGCATCCACTCACGGTGGGTCGCTTTGTGACCAACCACCAGAAAGAAAGGTTTCGCCGTATCGCGGTGAGCGAGCCAGTCGGTGGAGAGGCTCGTTACGACATCGGTCACGTAACCCATGTGCCGGGTCGTTTTGTTATTGGAGTCGACAAAATCCGAATTGTAATAATTGCCATGCCCCGGCAGAATATTCAGGTAATCGAATCCGTGGGGCAGGCTCCCCAGGTGCATTTTGCCGATCCAGGCCGTTTGGTAGCCGTTCTTTTGCAACTCCTCAGTGAAAACCGGCTGGCTGATATCGAATACCTTTTCGTTGAATTTGTATCCGTTCCGGTGCGAGAACTGGCCAGTCAGCAAGGTAGCGCGACTGGGGCCGCAGATCGAGTTGGCCACAACATTGTTATAAAGAATGGCTCCTTCCCGGGCAATTCGGTCGATGTTGGGCGTTTTAGCCAGTTTGCTGCCATACGCACTGATGGCCTGTGATGTGTGATCGTCAGAAATGATGAAAATCACATTAGGTCGCTGTTGAGCCGCACGGTTGGGTTGAGGCTCCTCCAGCGGAACAGGGGTGTAGCCGGGTATAGCCAGCAGCAGAGCCACGGCAGTTGCACCCAGCAGCGAGCGAAAAACGGTCGGTTTACTCATTGATTAGCAGGTTAGATAAAACGTAATGCCAGCGACCGAAGCCGGGCAATTCGTCTTTGGTGAAAAGAGCATGATATAGTTAAGGCAAAATCATCTGGATTTTACGCAGCGAAACCCAAGGTTATTACTACCACTTGTTACTTCGCCCTTACCGCGACTACCGGCTTTATAGCGAACGCAGTATTGATCGCTGCGTAAAAATGCTACCCGACGAATCGCCGACGAGCGCGAGGGTATTCCGCTGGCGGCACAATGGGCCATACTATCGCTTAAAGCCACAGATGACCGTTATGAGGTTGCAGCCGACTGGCACCCCCAAATTGTGATACTAAGGGCGCAGCCGATCCAGCCAACAACACGATGTAAATACGTCATTGAATTGTGAAGTTGTAACGTCGAGTGGACTGATTAACTAAAAGTGAGGCTGGATTTATTTTTCGTCACTTCTTCCCGCCAACCGGGTTTGTTTACCGCTTCGATGCTGCAAGTCGTCGCCCAGTGCCTCCCGACTTTGTTCGGCTATTTTTTCCAGCCGTTCAACAATATCGGGGTGTTGCTCACGCACATCGTAGCGGTCACCGGGGTTACGCCGAAGGTTGTAGCGTGCCATCGGAAAAGCGTAGTTTTCGTCGGTCTTGCCGCGTAAACCACCTCGGACGGTTAAGATGATGACTGGCAGCATTACCAAAGGGCTCCGGGGAGTTCATGAGCAGGATAGTAGGGGTAACTACGTAGTAAGAGTGTTTCCTGACCAAATACCCTTGCTTACTTTACGATTATTTTACAAAAATTATAAAAACAATACCACAACAGAGCTCAATTTCGCTAACTTATCAAGAAATGATTACCTGATCGATCTTTAGTACGACTAAGGCTATACAGTCAAATAACCTGTTCATTTTAGTCAAATCAGTTTTCATTTTTTACCTCAACGAACCACGTATATGATACAGCAGCGAAGAAACAACACTGTTTATACCGGAATCGCCTTGTCAATTTACACGCTCCTGATTGGTTTGGCAGTAGCCTGTAGCCAGCGAACGCAGGCCACTCAGTCAGGCCAGGCAACCAGCCAATCCCCAATTGAGGGGGAAGTTTTTACGGTTGTGGAGGTACCTCCAAGTTTTCCGGGTGGCAATGCCCGGCTCAGCAGCTACCTACAGGAGAATTTGCGCTATCCTGAAGCAGCTATAAAAGCGAAAGTTCAGGGTAAAGTATTCGTCTCATTTCTGGTGATGAAAGAAGGTACTATACGGGATGTAACTATTTTAAAAGGCTATAGCTATGGCATTAATGAAGAAGCGATCCGCTTAATACAGGCCATGCCAACCTGGGTACCCGGCAAGCAGGCTGGCCACGCTGTAAATGTAAAATATAACCTGGTTGTTCCTTTTGAATTAGCCAGTCTAAAATAAGCTGGTCGACTTTATTGTACGAACCTTAACGACGAATACCCGTCCCTTTCGTTTGGAGACGGGTATTCGTCGTTAAGCCGATTAAGTCTGGTAGATAAGATACTGTATATCAGCTACAAGCAATTGACAACCCCGTATTAGTTATTATCCTTAAAAAGACAGAAAAATAAGTTTAACCATGTCGAGTAAAGACCTTATTAAACGAAATCTTATTAATTACAAGATCACTATATATCAATTTATTATCCTTATTTGCGCAAAAGCAACCGCTTACATGTTCAAATTATAATAAACTCCTGATCTGTATACATGAACACAAATGCCATTGTCATTTGGCTCACTGGCTTATCGGGGGCTGGGAAAACAACGATTGCTCAGGAGCTGGTCCGGCAGTTATCCCGGCAGGGCGTTAAAGCCTGCAACCTGGATGGGGATCAGCTGCGAAAGGGGTTAAATGCCAATTTATCCTACAGTGAAGCCGACCGGACCGAGAACGTCAGGCGGACGGCGGAAGTAGCGAAACTAATGGCCGACAACGGAATAGTGCCCATTGTATCCCTGATAAGTCCTACCCAGGCGATGCGATCCTTAGCCCGGTCTATAGTATCCGACCACCGTTTTGTGCTCGTTTATGTCAATGCGCCCTTAGCCCTTTGCGAACAGCGGGACGTAAAGCAGCTTTATAAAAAAGCCAGACTAGGCCTCGTCACCCAGTTTACAGGAATTGACGCAGCCTACGAAGCACCCCACGATTACGATATCGAACTGCTGACCGCCTATCAGGATGTACTAACCTGCACGGCCTCTATTCAGCAATATATAACTCATGCTTACTCAACAATTGATCAATAAGCACCTTCCTACCCGGATTGGCCAACGCTGGAGACGCCTGAAGACCCAGACCTGGGGTCGGCTCACGGCTGGCTGGCGTAAGATGCCTGATTTTCTGATTATTGGCGCTCAAAAGGCCGGCACGACGTCTCTGTTTCATTACCTGGCTCAGCATCCTGATCTGGCCATGCCCATTGACAAAGAAATTCATTATTATGATGTCAACTACCAGAAAGGTATAAACTGGTATAAACAGTATTTTCCCCTGCGGTCCAGTGCCAGCTGTTCCGGGGAAGCAACCCCGTATTATCTATTTCATCCATTCGTGGCGAAACGCATAGCCCACGACATGCCGGGGGTCAAACTAATCGTCTGTTTACGCGATCCGGCGCTACGCGCTTTTTCCCACTATCAGATGATGAAACGCTTCGGCATCGAATGGCTGACGTTTGAAGAAGCCATCGAGCAGGAGCCGGTTCGATACCAGCAGGGGCTAAGGGCCTTGACCATTGACCCATTGAAGCGCAGCCCCTTCCATCAGGATTTCTCTTATCTGTCCCGGGGGAAGTATGCCCGGCAGATTAGACAATGGCTTACGTATTTCCCTCGTGAGCAGTTTCTGTTCCTTTCCAGTGAGGAACTAGCCCGGCATCCGGCCCAGGCTCTGACACGGGTTTATACGTTTTTAGGCATACGCGCCCTGTTACCGACTGATCTCAGCCATCAGAACAAGGGGGATGCCGGTAGCATAAACCCCGAACTCCTCACCAGACTAAGAGCCTACTACCAGCGCGACCGTAAAGCAACCGAACAACTAACGGGTTTAAACTGGACGGACTAACGATGCAGCCAAAGCGTATTTTATTTACTTTAGGAATGCACCGTTCGGGCACTTCGCTGTTAGCCAGCTGGCTGCAGGACTGTGGCTTGTTTATCGGAGAAAACCTGCTTCCGGCCGCCATTGGCAACAAGAAAGGCCACTTTGAAGATGTTCGGTTTCTTAACCTCCACCAGCGTGTACTTGGAGAACTTAGTCCCATCAAACGCTGGTACCAGCCGACTGTCGATTTCACTCAGGTTGCCCGCCAGCTTATTCAGGATAACAACCGTCGGCATAACCAATGGTCCTGGAAAGACCCCCGTACCTGCCTTCTGCTACCAGCATGGGAATCCTTATTACCCGACGCCAAAGCGATCATTATATTTCGGCATTATGCTCAGGTAACCGATTCATTAATTCGTCGACTACAGGAGATCAACCGGACTCGTAAAAACAGGCTTATTGCTGCCTGGAACCGGTGGACCCGGCGGTACGAAAGTGCGGCCTTCGCCGATGAATGCCTTTTGCGGTGGATTACTTATAATGAACATATCCTCGACTATGTGGCGAGGAAAGCCACTGGCGACTATGTGGTGGTGGAAGTATCCTCCCTTGTCCGGCATGATCGGGCCATTTATCAGCGATTAGTTGCGGACATGGGTTTTGTATTGACCTTCAGGCCGCTCACCGGCGTCTTCGATGGCCAGATGATCCGAACGGACGTCGAGAACCAACTACCCTGTTCGCCCCACCTGCTCCGTAAAGCCGACGCCATCTACCAGCAGCTTCAGGCTCTGGAACTGGCAACGTTGACCGGCGGTGCCAATTCACGACTAAGGACATTAGATGTATGAATCGGTTGGATTCAGTCAACCCTCGGCCCCTGGTGTCCATTATGATGCCGGTCCGCAATATGGGTGGTAGCATTGATCGGGCCATCGCTTCGATTTTGTTGCAGACATACCCTCACTGGGAGCTTCTCATTATTAACGACGGCTCGACCGACCATACCCAGGCCGTGGTCAGCAGCTTTACCGACAACCGAATTCGCTGGGTATCCGATGATAACCAGCACCTGGGTATTGCAAACCGGCTCAATCAGGCGATTGCGCTGAGTCGTGGGGCTTATCTGGCCCGTATGGATGCGGATGATGTGGCCTACCCGGAGCGGATTGAAAAACAGGTAGAGTTTTTACACAAAAACTCCACGATTGACCTCTTAGGAACATCCTTTGTTCGGGTTGATGCCCAGGGCGAAGTAAGAAATGAAGCCCTATGCCCCCGCGAGCACGCTCAGATCTGTCAGAAGCTATGGATGGGGTTTCCTCTATCCCATCCCACCTGGATGGCTCGGGCGAACTGGTTTCGGGAATGGGGCTATCGAAAGCGGTTCTTCAATTATGGCGGAGAAGATATCGATATACTTTTCAGAAGTTACCGAAGCAGCCGGTTTGCCTGTTTGCCGGAGATACTGCTGGCGTATAACCATGCCATTACCCTGCGCAAGTCGTCTATCTCCTTCTTACTGCTGTTCAGTATACTCTGCCGCCATCGGCTTTGGTACCAAGCTTTACTGTGCGCGCTTATTATTCCAGTCCGAACGGTAATTGTCGTGCTGGTTAGTAATATAAGTCCAACAGTGTACAGCTACATTGCCAGTAGACGTAAAAAAGCGTCGGTAGCCACCAACGAACGCTGGCGCCAGTTACAGTCGGCGCTGTCGGCCTGGCTGTTTAAAAAGCCAGCGGAGTCAATTAACCGGTAGCACCGGCCCGGCTTACGGACTTATGGCTACTAACCCTAGTTGGGGTGTGAAGCCGTTACGGCGTGTTTTCAGTTAGAACGTGGCATGCCAATCGCACCAGAACCCGTAATTAAGTGCCTTAGGCAGGTTAAAATAATCGTGCCGATGCCGGTGCAGTATCTTTTTTGCCGTATCGTAATCACTCCATGTACCCGCCAGCCATTCTCCAAAAGGTCCTGATGAGCCGGGAGTAAAGCGATGGCCAACGGTTTTATACAGATGCTGCCTTAACTGTATGCCATGAAGTTTCCGGACAACCTTTTGCAGCAGCTGCGTTGAGTCTTTATAGAATTTATCGCTGTCAGTTAACACAGCTAACGAAGCCTGATCTACCAATTTAAAGCGCTGATAGCCCAAACGGTGCAGGCTGTCTAATGTGCGCTGAGCGTCCTGGTCACTAAGCGACTCGGCATCTCCAATACATTCCGATTCTACGGAAATATAGGTGGGTAGCTCCTGCAAAGGCACTAGAGTCTGTAAACAGCGGTCATCGTAGCCTTCAATATCGATCTTGCAGTAATGAGGTACACCATACTCCTCAAAAATGGAGGCCAATGTCCTGGACTGGACCGATACAGTGTCTTTTAGACTGGCGTGCCGGTTGGCAACATCAACATTCAGCGAATTCCAGATTGACTCCTGGCTTATGTTGAACAGAACCATTTCGTGATCTACATCCGAGATGGCGTAGTGCAGGGGAATAAACTGGTTTGTGTCGATATACTTTTTAAAGCGTTCTTTAGCTGTGTTAATGGAATGGATATCGGCATCAATACCAATAACCCGGAACCCTTTAGCCAGGTAAAAATTAGTGTCCTGCCCCTGATGCATGCCCACATCAATAATCAAATTCGAACTCATAATGCTTTGTATATTAAGTGTTACGTAATTATACTAGAATTATATCGCTAGCAGGCGTATATATACCTAATTTAATTTTAGATAACAAATTACTGATTATCAGAATGCATCATCAATCCATTAACATGCTTATAAAAAACTATCATTGGGGTTTTGACACGTATCTGTCAGGCATACTTTTCGCATTTATTTAATGGGTATAAAACAACAAAGCCGCAATCTGTCGATTGCGGCTTTGTTATGTGCCGAAGGCGAGACTCGAACTCGCATGTCCGTAAAGACACACGCCCCTGAAACGTGCGTGTCTACCAATTTCACCACTTCGGCAGGTACGCTTCCCCGTGTTGGGAGTGCAAAGATAAGACGCGAAACCCCGATTGCACAAGGTTTTTTGTTAAATTTTTTCTGCTTTATCGCGTAAACATCATTCGCTCACCCGGCTGGTCAGTCATGAAACGGCCATTTTCATACACGAGCCTGCCCGAAACAATCGTATGCGTTACACTCGCACCGAACGTATGCCCTTCCAACGGCGACCATCCACACTGATACAGAATGTTTTCCTTTGCTACTGTTATAGGCCGGACCGGGTCAACCAAAACAAGATCGGCCCAGTAGCCCTCACGGACATACCCGCGCCGGTCGATCTGGAAACAGTCGGCGGGGGCGTGGCTCATTTTACGAACAAGGGTTTCAATCGAGAGTTTACCCTGCTTCACGAAATCCAACATGAGCAATAGTGGATGCTGTACCAGTGGTAAACCGGCCGGTGCCTGCCAGTAATGCTGCTGTTTTTCGGCCCAGGTGTGGGGCGCGTGGTCGGTTGCGATAATGTCGAGCCGGTCGTCCAGAAGCCCGGCCAGTAAGGCTTCTTTGTGATACGGAGCTTTAATAGCGGGATTGCACTTGATCTGGTTGCCCAACCTGGCATAGTCTTCGCTGTCGAACCAGAGGTGATGCACACATACTTCGGCTGTTATACGCTTTTCGGTCAGCGGAATATCGTTTCTGAACAGCGCCAGTTCATCGGCGGTGGAAATGTGCAGAATATGCAGGCGGGTATTGTGCCGCTTAGCCAGTTCAACAGCCAGGGAAGACGACCGCAGGCAGGCTTCTTCGTTCCGAATCAGCGGATGAAGTCCAGCCGTTGCCTGTTCGCCGTATTCGGCCTTATAATGCTCTGCATTCGCCCGAACTGTAGCTTCGTCCTCACAGTGGGTAGCAATGAGCATCGGACTTTCCTTAAATAATTGGTCCAGCACCTGTTCATTATCGACAAGCATATTCCCCGTCGATGAGCCCATGAATACTTTAATGCCACACACATCGGCGGTGTTGGTTCGCAGCACTTCGTCGAGGTTATCATTCGACGCCCCCATGAAAAAAGAGTAGTTAGCCAGCGATGTTCTGGCTGCAATGGCGTATTTATCGGCCAGCAATTCCTGAGTCAGCGCATTAGGCACGGTATTGGGCATTTCCATAAAACTGGTAACACCCCCGGCTACGGCCGCCCGCGCTTCCGACCCAATTGTGGCTTTGTGCGTCAGGCCCGGCTCCCGGAAATGCACCTGATCATCAATTACACCCGGTAGAAGGTAATTGCCACCAGCGTCAATGATTTTATCAGAATGAGCATCCGACAGGCCTGAACCCAGTTTGGTGATGAATCCGTCCTTGATCAGAACATCGGTTTCAACAACGCGACCTTCGTTTACCAATCTGGCATTGCGTATTAATAATTGACTCATATCAGAGAATTCCGTTCAGTAGCAAACGCTAATCTATAAATCCGTTTCACATTACCTTCTTCGTGCCTTTTCTCACTCAGCAGGCGTTTCTTGTTGTAAACTTAACGACAAAAATAAATCCATTTGTCGGGCTGACAGACTAAATCTTAAGAACGTCTACAGGCAACTCTGAGTCATTCTGAATTTTGGTGATTTAGCCAAAAGGCGCTGCTCGATACACCTGGTTGGTGCACCGGACAGCGCCTTTTGGGACGAAGCCGGGTTATCAGTTCCTGCTTCTCGCCCTAGTGTCGTGTTCTCAAGCCCGACATCTGGCAGGTTTACCGGCGTTGGGCTCTGTAACTATGACCGAGTATCCTAGTCGGTTACCGGTGTGATTAAGGCTAGACTATTCCGTAAACTCCGGTCGGGGACCGGACAACGTCACGACATAGTCACAGACTATCGTTTAATTATTTTTCAACAAATAGCGGGCTGCTTCCTTAGCAAAATACGTCAAAATAACGTTAGCCCCCGCCCGCTTAATAGCCATCAGTGACTCCATCATAGCGCGTTCTCCGTCGAGCCAGCCGTTCTGCGCTGCTGCCTTGATCATGGCATACTCGCCACTCACGTTATAGGCTGCAATGGGCAGATGGAAATTATCATTCAGCAGTTTAATAATGTCCAGATAAGCTAAAGCAGGTTTTACCATTAGGAAATCGGCTCCCTCTTCGAAGTCGAGCTGGGCTTCAATGAGGGCTTCCCGGCTGTTGGCGGGGTTCATCTGGTACGTTTTTTTATCACCGAACTTCGGCGCCGAGTCTAGGGCGTCGCGAAAAGGGCCATAAAAAGCACTGGCGTACTTAGCGGCATACGACATAATGGCAACGTCGTGAAAACCACCTTCATCCAGCACTTGACGCAAATAGCCCACGCGGCCATCCATCATATCCGACGGACCAATAATGTTGGCACCCGCCTGCGCCTGAGCCAAAGCCATTTTACCCAATACCTCAAGCGTTGGGTCGTTCAGGATTTTTCCGTTTTCCACTATGCCATCGTGCCCGTCGGAACTATAGGGGTCCATGGCAACGTCGGTCATGATAACCACCTCGGGAAAGCGCTCTTTAATAGCCCGGATGGCGGTCGGATACAGGCCATCGGGGTTATAGCTTTCCGTGGCGTACTTGTCCTTGCGGGATTCGGGAAGGTTAGGAAAGAGGTCGAACGTTTTAACCCCAAGGTCTACGCACTCCTGAATTTCGTTGAGCAGCAGATCCAGCGAGTACCGATAAATACCCGGCATAGACGATACTTCCGAACGGAGGTTCTGGCCTTCCATAATGAAGACCGGCAAAATAAAATCAGTGACCGACAGGCGGGTTTCCTGTACCATGTCGCGGATAACGGCCGATTGGCGGTTCCGACGCGGGCGACGTATTAAGTTCATTGAGTTTTGTGAAGTAGATGAAGCGGCTTAAGTAAGTGGAGTAGGTGTAGTGGGTGCAGTACGTGTAATGAGCTGAATATCCATGACTCATTATACGTACTGCACCCACTACACCTACTCCACTTACGTCACTCACTACACAATTAATTTAAAGCCTTCGCCGTGCACATTAACAAGCTGAACTGCGGGATCTTCCCGGAGGTACTTGCGCAGTTTTGTCACGTACACATCCATGCTTCGGGCGTTGAAGTACGAATCGTCTCCCCAAACCATTTTCAGGGCAAAACTACGACTGACCGGTTGATTCAGGTTTTGTGCCAGCAGTTTTAATAACTCCGATTCCTTACTGGTTAGTTTCTGAGGAGCTAATTCCTGATCATTCAATGAGGCATTGTCCGCAGTACGAGAAAGAAGTTGATGCGGATAATCGAACGAAAACGAGCCAATTCGGTAGGTAGTGGGTTCGGCCGATTCGGTGGAGCGCTGGTACCGACGCAGAATGGCCTGAATCCGGAGCAGCAGTTCCTCCATACTAAAGGGTTTGGTCATATAATCATCGGCCCCGGCCTTAAACCCCTGAATGGTATCTTCCTGCATGGATTTGGCCGTCAGGAAAATGATGGGCACGTCGCGGTGATCCATCCGGACTTCCTTCGCCAGTGTGAATCCGTCCTTCTTAGGCATCATCACATCGAAAATACAGAGGTCGTACTTACCCGCCATGAATAATTGCAACCCCTGGTTCCCGTCGATAGCCCGATCGGTTGGGTAGCCTTTCATGGTCAGGTACTCCTGTACTAACTGCCCCAGGTTGGGGTCGTCTTCAACAAGTAAAATCGTTGCCATAATTTCAGTAATTAGTGAAGTAGATGAAATGAGTGAAGTGTGTCTGCGAATTCGTTTTCACTACTCCACTTATTTCCTTACTTCACTACTAAATCTTGTGTATACGGTATAATGACTTCAAATGAACTGCCTTTGCCGGGTTGGCTGTCGACCATAATCTGGCCGTGGTGTTCATCGACCATTTTTTTCACATAGCTCAGACCCAGGCCAAAGCCTTTTACATCGTGCCGGTTGCCGGTAGGTACCCGATAAAATTTCTCAAAAATTCGGTTGGTTTGCTCTTTCGTCATGCCCACGCCCCGATCAGCGACCGTAATGCTTACCCCCGGCAGCGTAGAAGCCGCACCGGGCACCGCCGATGTATCGGGCAAACTACGCGTGCTGATGGTGATGTGCGGGCTTTCGGGTGAGTACTTCAGGGCATTATCGAGGAGATTATAAATGATGTTTGTCAGGTGAAGTTCATCCGCTTCCACCACTTCACGGTCGGCATCGAAATGCAGGTCGACTTCGCCCCCGCGCTGCTCAATTTGAAGCCCCACGTTGTTCAGTACTTTTTCGATAACGTCGTGCACGTTTACGGGCGACAGATTAAGTTTTATCTCACCCCGATCCAGCAGCGCCATTTGCAGCACTTTTTCGACGTGCGAACCCAGCCGCCGGGTTTCGTCCCGGATAATACCCATGTACCTCGACAGGCGACCGGCCAGTTCATCGCCGGAAGAGCCGGAGACGAGCTCTTTGTTCCAGGCTCCCCGGCCCGCACTCATCTGCTCCTGCGCCATTTCTACGGCCAGCGAGATCGTCGAAATAGGCGTTTTGAACTCGTGGGTCATGTTATTAATGAAATCATTCTTGATATCGGCCAGCTTTTTCTGCTGAACGATTGTGCTGATCGCAATGTAAAAACAAGCCAGAATAACCAGAATCAGCACAACCGACGCGCCAAACGTGAACCCCAGCCGATTGAGAATAAACTGCTGCTGGGTAGGAAAATAAACATAGACATAGTTACCCCTTTCCATTAGGTTAATTGGAAAGAGGGCCGCTTTATAGCCACTTTTATCGAATTGCTGCGCATCACTTCCAAGAGAGGTGAACAGAAATTGAGGTTGCTGACGCGTTCGGACGGCGTAGGCAAACGGAATATCAATGCCCCGTTCGGACAGCGACTGCCGTAGCAACGTATCGAGTGCCAGCCGATTGATGCGTTCTTCGATCGGGCGATCCGACATCAGAAGACCTTTCAAAACGTCTTTTATCCTGTGCGATTGTTCCTCGGCCCGATTCTGACTCACACTGGCCGGGCGGGTTGGCAAACCAGGTTTTAAGGCGGCCACTCCATCTGTCGACTGTGTTTTCCGCTGTTGTGCAGCCCGACGAAGCTGGGTTTTAGCCGCCCGTCCGGACGAGTCACGCTTGGCTTGGTGTCCTATCTGGTTATTGATGCGGGTTAACTCGCTGTTCAGTACATTTTCGACCCATTGGTCAAACTGGTGTTGCTGGGCTAGTTGAGCCTGCCAGTCGCCAACTGCCATTAGTTCATCCTGCTGCCGAAAAAACTCTTCAACTACCACCATCTGTTCGGCCGAGAGCGGCCGGACGATTGGATGCAGCACATCCGACTGAACCACCATAGTACCGGCGGCCGTCATACCTGGCGGCAAACCGTACCGGGCCGCCAACTGGTCTGTTGATGACAGAGGGCGTTTGGCCTTAGCCCGTGGAGTAGCTTCCGAATGTACGGCAACGTGCTCACCAGATGCTTTAGGCACCACCCGACCTTCTTTTTTGGCAATGGCCATCAGGCGGTCCTGCTGTTCGCGGGCCCGAACGCGCTGATTGGTCTGGTAATAAACTTCCTGCCGCTCCAGTGCGCGAACCACCTCCTGCAAGGCATCCGTCACTTTATAGGCAAACTGTTCTTTCTGTAACTGTAAGGCGCTACTGATCCAGTACAATTGCAGCCCCACCAGCCCCAAAAGTCCAATGGCCATCAGTGCAACAATCCAGCGTATGCGTTGTTTCGACATTTTTTTACTCGCTCATGCAACCTTTAACCAACTTTATCATCTATAGGAAAGTGGGTTAAGCGGTTAGTAAAAGTACGAACCGACCCCGCTTCACCTTGGCTCGTTAACAAACTTTAACAAGCCCTGTATCAACCCGTTCTATCACCTGTCGTTCTTTCGTTTGAACTCGTTTATACCATGAAAAAAACAGTTTTTGCCGGATACCAGTTCGCATCGGCCCTGTTGCTGGCCGTTGTGTTCAATGGAGCTGTCCTTGCTCAGAAGCCAGACAGCCCCGCCAAAAAATCAGATAAAGGCGAAGTAAATATCCGAATTATTGAGCGCGACGGTGGTGACGTTCGGGAAATTGAACGCACTTACCGAATGGATGGCATGACGGACCCGGATCGGGATAAGCTGGTGATGAAACTGGTCGATTCCCTGAAAGCCACCCGTAAAGACGGTGGTAAACGCCAGATGACCATTATTATTGAAGATAGCGCTGGTGACCGTGTCGTCACGCGGGAGCGGGTTACCCCTAATAAA is a window of Spirosoma linguale DSM 74 DNA encoding:
- a CDS encoding TonB family protein (TIGRFAM: TonB family protein~PFAM: Gram-negative tonB protein~KEGG: noc:Noc_0610 TonB-like protein), with translation MIQQRRNNTVYTGIALSIYTLLIGLAVACSQRTQATQSGQATSQSPIEGEVFTVVEVPPSFPGGNARLSSYLQENLRYPEAAIKAKVQGKVFVSFLVMKEGTIRDVTILKGYSYGINEEAIRLIQAMPTWVPGKQAGHAVNVKYNLVVPFELASLK
- a CDS encoding adenylylsulfate kinase (KEGG: cvi:CV_2104 adenylyl-sulfate kinase~TIGRFAM: adenylylsulfate kinase~PFAM: adenylylsulfate kinase; Chloramphenicol phosphotransferase family protein), with translation MNTNAIVIWLTGLSGAGKTTIAQELVRQLSRQGVKACNLDGDQLRKGLNANLSYSEADRTENVRRTAEVAKLMADNGIVPIVSLISPTQAMRSLARSIVSDHRFVLVYVNAPLALCEQRDVKQLYKKARLGLVTQFTGIDAAYEAPHDYDIELLTAYQDVLTCTASIQQYITHAYSTIDQ
- a CDS encoding sulfotransferase (PFAM: sulfotransferase~KEGG: rsp:RSP_3846 putative deacetylase sulfotransferase); its protein translation is MLTQQLINKHLPTRIGQRWRRLKTQTWGRLTAGWRKMPDFLIIGAQKAGTTSLFHYLAQHPDLAMPIDKEIHYYDVNYQKGINWYKQYFPLRSSASCSGEATPYYLFHPFVAKRIAHDMPGVKLIVCLRDPALRAFSHYQMMKRFGIEWLTFEEAIEQEPVRYQQGLRALTIDPLKRSPFHQDFSYLSRGKYARQIRQWLTYFPREQFLFLSSEELARHPAQALTRVYTFLGIRALLPTDLSHQNKGDAGSINPELLTRLRAYYQRDRKATEQLTGLNWTD
- a CDS encoding conserved hypothetical protein (KEGG: rsp:RSP_3985 hypothetical protein), encoding MQPKRILFTLGMHRSGTSLLASWLQDCGLFIGENLLPAAIGNKKGHFEDVRFLNLHQRVLGELSPIKRWYQPTVDFTQVARQLIQDNNRRHNQWSWKDPRTCLLLPAWESLLPDAKAIIIFRHYAQVTDSLIRRLQEINRTRKNRLIAAWNRWTRRYESAAFADECLLRWITYNEHILDYVARKATGDYVVVEVSSLVRHDRAIYQRLVADMGFVLTFRPLTGVFDGQMIRTDVENQLPCSPHLLRKADAIYQQLQALELATLTGGANSRLRTLDV
- a CDS encoding glycosyl transferase family 2 (PFAM: glycosyl transferase family 2~KEGG: sat:SYN_02665 glycosyltransferase) translates to MNRLDSVNPRPLVSIMMPVRNMGGSIDRAIASILLQTYPHWELLIINDGSTDHTQAVVSSFTDNRIRWVSDDNQHLGIANRLNQAIALSRGAYLARMDADDVAYPERIEKQVEFLHKNSTIDLLGTSFVRVDAQGEVRNEALCPREHAQICQKLWMGFPLSHPTWMARANWFREWGYRKRFFNYGGEDIDILFRSYRSSRFACLPEILLAYNHAITLRKSSISFLLLFSILCRHRLWYQALLCALIIPVRTVIVVLVSNISPTVYSYIASRRKKASVATNERWRQLQSALSAWLFKKPAESINR
- a CDS encoding methyltransferase FkbM family (TIGRFAM: methyltransferase FkbM family~KEGG: azc:AZC_3467 hypothetical protein), whose amino-acid sequence is MSSNLIIDVGMHQGQDTNFYLAKGFRVIGIDADIHSINTAKERFKKYIDTNQFIPLHYAISDVDHEMVLFNISQESIWNSLNVDVANRHASLKDTVSVQSRTLASIFEEYGVPHYCKIDIEGYDDRCLQTLVPLQELPTYISVESECIGDAESLSDQDAQRTLDSLHRLGYQRFKLVDQASLAVLTDSDKFYKDSTQLLQKVVRKLHGIQLRQHLYKTVGHRFTPGSSGPFGEWLAGTWSDYDTAKKILHRHRHDYFNLPKALNYGFWCDWHATF
- a CDS encoding amidohydrolase (PFAM: amidohydrolase~KEGG: asa:ASA_1709 dihydroorotase) codes for the protein MSQLLIRNARLVNEGRVVETDVLIKDGFITKLGSGLSDAHSDKIIDAGGNYLLPGVIDDQVHFREPGLTHKATIGSEARAAVAGGVTSFMEMPNTVPNALTQELLADKYAIAARTSLANYSFFMGASNDNLDEVLRTNTADVCGIKVFMGSSTGNMLVDNEQVLDQLFKESPMLIATHCEDEATVRANAEHYKAEYGEQATAGLHPLIRNEEACLRSSSLAVELAKRHNTRLHILHISTADELALFRNDIPLTEKRITAEVCVHHLWFDSEDYARLGNQIKCNPAIKAPYHKEALLAGLLDDRLDIIATDHAPHTWAEKQQHYWQAPAGLPLVQHPLLLMLDFVKQGKLSIETLVRKMSHAPADCFQIDRRGYVREGYWADLVLVDPVRPITVAKENILYQCGWSPLEGHTFGASVTHTIVSGRLVYENGRFMTDQPGERMMFTR